In a single window of the Xiphophorus couchianus chromosome 10, X_couchianus-1.0, whole genome shotgun sequence genome:
- the LOC114151776 gene encoding protein HEG-like, translated as MMNLTCESCPLQGNFASKNLCDSKPCDNSSTTCKPTAGSFTCSCVDGYINTDYSDRLCMACPPGQKAVNNKCKLCDFGRTGLNCEDEWLLIVVIISSVLGFLLVVTLIALLVVVKKFKRTKFFRTKQEDIRKPFQIPSLAKGPLSSNSNGFYTWLKEPEGSLENSGIPRIPRANTINNWDNLEMTQQNNEQNSPFDDNQVDMVSFSQS; from the exons ATGATGAATCTAACCTGCGAAAGCTGTCCATTGCAAGGAAACTTTGCAT CCAAAAACCTTTGTGATTCCAAACCATGTGACAATTCATCTACAACATGTAAACCTACAGCCGGCAGTTTCACATGCAGCTGTGTAGACGGCTACATTAACACAGATTACAGTGACAGATTATGCATGG CATGTCCCCCTGGTCAGAAAGCTGTGaacaataaatgtaaact atGTGACTTTGGTCGTACTGGCTTGAACTGCGAGGATG AATGGTTGTTGATCGTCGTGATCATTTCCTCTGTCCTCGGATTCCTGCTGGTCGTCACGTTGATCGCTCTGCTAGTGGTAGTAAAAAA ATTCAAGAGGACCAAATTcttcagaaccaaacaggaagacATTAGGAAGCCGTTCCAAATCCCATCTCTTGCCAAAGGCCCGCTGTCCAGCAACAGCAATGGCTTTTACACCTGGCTCAAAGAGCCAGAAGGCAGCCTGGAAAATTCTGGGATCCCACGAATCCCGCGGGCCAACACCATCAACAACTGGGACAACCTGGAGATGACTCAGCAGAACAACGAGCAAAACTCA CCATTTGATGACAACCAGGTTGACATGGTCTCATTCTCCCAGAGTTAA